From Daucus carota subsp. sativus chromosome 6, DH1 v3.0, whole genome shotgun sequence:
ttaatatcattatttttatatttttttttccgaattataatattaataatatatttatattaaaaaagataattttaaaaataattattttaattatatggtCAATCCACTTAATGACCTATTTAAGAGGGtgtacaactaatttaattattaatcatGCTGAGTTGTGTTTTGTGGTTTGCACAGGTGGTCTGCTATTGCATCTTACCTCCCACAGAGAACTGACAATGATATAAAGAACTACTGGAACACTTATCTCAAAAAGAAGCTGCTGAGGAAGCAAGCCCGTGGGGCTGGTGATGATCAGAATGTTGCTAGGGGAGCCAATTCTGAGGCTTCCTCCTCATCATCAAAAGGCCAGTGGGAGAAAAGGCTTCAAACAAATGTTCACATGGCTAAACAAGCTCTTTCTGAAGCTCTGTCCCTTGACAAGTCTCCTTCTGCTAGCACTGTCACTGCTGCTTCCCCTGCACTCTCGGCCCAAGCCACTACTTCCACCGGAGCACCACGAGAGCAATCACCAGCTTCCCCCTATGCTGCAAGTGCTGACAACATAGCTCATTTGCTCAAAGGCTGGATGAAAAAGCCTGCTGCTTCTTCATCATCCTCTCAAGGCCATGGAACAATCTCATCAGAGATTACTACAACTCATGATTACTCCAACTCTGTCAAATATAACAACCATTTTTATCAGGCTGGAAGTTCTAGTGCTGCAGGTTACAGCCCACCTAGCGATGGACAGACCCCGGAGTGTGGGATTACTGGTGGTCATCGCGGTCTAGACTCTTTTTTCAACAAGTTCAACTCCTCAAAGAATTATGCATTTCCTGCAAATGCACCTCTGGATGGACTAGCCAATTTGAGGGCAGAAGGTAATGCTAACAATGGGCTGTTTATGTTTCCAGATCGCAATTATGGTAAGCTCAATGTCCATCATCAGCAGCAACTGCAGCCAATGCCTCCTATGAGTTTGATTGACAATTGGCTCTTTGATGATGTGACTGCTGCCGCGAACCAAGCTGAACAACATAACTTGATGCGAAACATGTTTTGAGGAGCTAGTCTGGGGATTTTGAAAACCTCTGGAGGTTTGCTTGAATAACTTTTGAGCAGATAATTCAGAGTGCAAGGCTGATCAGAAAGTGTACATTATTATTCCTAGTTATTACAGATCTTATCTATTCAGTATGATGTAATTGTGAACTGCATAATCAGTTTTACCAGAACTCGAATGTATATGTACTATGTACCTATACATTCTTATGCAAACTTCCAGTTgtactttaatattttatttgtggtTTACTATTTGGTTTTggtgattatatttgcattaTTAATCTGTTTTGGATCTCATCTTAATTCTCTGCACATTGTTTCGCCACATTCAGTCTTTCAAGTAATTCTAGACTTGTTAGATGATTACGCGACCAATTTCTTGTCAACTCATCAAACTCAGTTGCAAACTTGCAATTGAGCAATCTTCTTGCTCTTTTGCTCAAGATAACAGGGATCCTGATTGGATGCTTGTGGTGAACAATGAACTAGAGCTCTTAATATGTTCAAACATGGGCCTTGGTCCCTTTAGCTGTATGGATCTGTGAGTCTGAGTACAATGCTAATGGTGCCATTGAAAGGCATCTAAGGAAATTAGTAGATACGTAGTATACTTAATTACAAGATGGTTGTGATCCGTCTTCCCTCTCTGTAAAATGACTAGTTCTCTAAAATCTTGATATATAAGAAAAAATCATTGAATTTCGATGATCTGCCTATGTTGCAAGGCTGCAGTCTGTGATACACAGGCACTTTATATGAGATTAAGATACATTGCCAGATTTGTTAGCTCACACTTCAGACATCTGATCTTCTAAAGTCCGATAGCTTACATATTATCTTCTAAAGTCCGATAGCTTGCATTTTACATAATCAATTGTTACATTGTGATTGTATTCTCTCATCAAAATGTGAATGAATTAAAATCGATTAATTTGGTTCTTATTGTTGGCCAGAAGATACGGTCATTaactttattaattaattagacGGAACAACTACTGTGTATTGTAATTGTATTCTCTAACCAAAATAAATGTGAAatgaattaaattgattaatttggtACTTGTTATTTGGCGGAGGATAGTCATTAACGTTATTAGTTAATTAGACGAGATTATTTTGGTTATTATTTTCATAGTTTGATTGATAATCGATTTAAATGAATGGTCCTACTAGAGCAAAACAACTTAATGAAGAATTGTCAACGGTTCGTTGTGACTGTTTTggttattatattaatagttTGGCCGATAATAGATTAAAATGACCGGAACAAATTGACGGATTTGACATAACATTCAAAtgtaacaattttttattaatccATCAATATAATTGAAATGCTGACCATAATGTAACAGTTCGTTATTAATTCATCAATATAATTGAAATCCATCGGTCAATCGATGAAGTAATTAATAAATAGATGACCATTAATATGATCGATGgacaaataaatacaaataaatagtGGCATAAAATTTCTTAAGTGAGCTCTTCGAATATATAGAATGTGACATAAAATTTCATAAGCGAGCTCCTCAAATACATGAATGAAATGTGACATAAAATACGATTCCGATAATTGTTCTCAAAATGTCATTCCCGTGACCATTAGTCATCCCTTGTATTTAGTTAACCACTAGTCACccctatttcattttatttggaATGAAAAATTTATATCGTTCTCTTTCTACAATTTTGATTCTCGCTAcataatattttctatattttttgtcTTCAGGGTTTCCCCTTTACTACTAgttcatataaattattataataaaaatgacAAACGAATAAAAGGATTGTTGCTGGAGTTGATATTGAAATTGGTGACTTTTAAATCACTACGTTCCTATCTTTtataatatgt
This genomic window contains:
- the LOC108226941 gene encoding myb-related protein 306, which gives rise to MGRLPNNEKNEVKKGPWTPEEDIVLVSYVQENGPGNWRAVPANTGLARCSKSCRLRWTNYLRPGIKRGNFTDQEDRMIVHLQRLLGNRWSAIASYLPQRTDNDIKNYWNTYLKKKLLRKQARGAGDDQNVARGANSEASSSSSKGQWEKRLQTNVHMAKQALSEALSLDKSPSASTVTAASPALSAQATTSTGAPREQSPASPYAASADNIAHLLKGWMKKPAASSSSSQGHGTISSEITTTHDYSNSVKYNNHFYQAGSSSAAGYSPPSDGQTPECGITGGHRGLDSFFNKFNSSKNYAFPANAPLDGLANLRAEGNANNGLFMFPDRNYGKLNVHHQQQLQPMPPMSLIDNWLFDDVTAAANQAEQHNLMRNMF